A genomic window from Acinetobacter lwoffii includes:
- a CDS encoding TrkH family potassium uptake protein: protein MKSSDLKQHRTINLSPPSLLALGFLGLILIGSLLLMLPIAHHGEISWLEAIFTATSAVTITGLSVVNVGEAYTVFGQIVIMFLLQCGGLGFMTFAILAVMSLAPQLGLKQQVMAQESIGQTSLKKVSFTIKAVFLYSLFFEAIGTLILTLSWLKEYQFTDALFYAAFYSVSAFNNGGFSLFPNSLMSFSGQYLITFTISMLYIIGGIGFLVLMDVKEHKRWRKLSTNSKLILSTILGLNLSAFIVLWLLEASNPHTLGLMSLGDQAVNAWFHATVPRSSGFNSLPMEQMSDASSLVTMLLMFIGGGSLSTAGGIKVGTFIIVVISVISFLRREDEIRLFNHSIPEKTTFKALAVVCITAALIMMGFMSLLILEPEQDFLDLLFEAVSAACTVGLSRGVTEELQPASLIILMLLMFAGRLGPLTLAYFIATPKKSRLKHPPSEIQIG from the coding sequence ATGAAAAGTTCTGATTTAAAGCAACACAGGACGATTAACCTCAGTCCTCCGAGCTTACTGGCTTTGGGTTTTCTCGGATTAATTCTGATCGGCTCACTGCTATTGATGCTGCCTATTGCACATCATGGAGAAATCAGCTGGCTGGAGGCGATTTTTACAGCAACTTCTGCTGTGACCATTACCGGGCTATCGGTGGTGAATGTCGGTGAAGCCTATACCGTATTTGGTCAAATCGTGATTATGTTTTTGTTGCAATGCGGCGGCTTGGGTTTTATGACCTTTGCCATTCTGGCAGTGATGAGTCTGGCACCGCAACTGGGGCTAAAACAACAAGTCATGGCACAGGAGTCCATTGGACAAACTAGTCTGAAAAAAGTCAGTTTTACCATTAAAGCCGTGTTTTTATATTCTCTATTCTTTGAAGCGATCGGCACGCTGATTCTGACCTTGTCCTGGCTTAAAGAATATCAATTCACTGATGCATTATTTTATGCAGCCTTTTATAGTGTCTCCGCTTTTAATAATGGTGGATTTTCACTATTTCCAAATAGCTTGATGAGTTTTTCAGGGCAATATCTGATTACCTTTACCATCAGTATGTTGTATATCATTGGCGGTATCGGTTTTCTGGTGCTGATGGACGTCAAAGAACATAAGCGCTGGCGTAAGTTGAGTACCAACAGCAAGCTAATCCTCTCAACGATTCTGGGTCTGAACCTAAGTGCTTTTATCGTACTTTGGCTACTAGAGGCTTCCAATCCACACACCTTGGGTCTCATGAGTTTGGGCGATCAGGCCGTGAATGCCTGGTTCCATGCCACCGTTCCCCGCTCTTCAGGTTTTAATAGCTTGCCAATGGAACAAATGAGCGATGCATCCAGTCTCGTTACCATGCTGCTCATGTTTATCGGGGGCGGCTCCTTAAGTACGGCGGGCGGCATTAAGGTCGGTACGTTTATTATTGTGGTCATCAGCGTAATCAGTTTTTTAAGACGCGAAGATGAGATCCGGCTGTTTAATCACTCTATTCCTGAAAAAACTACGTTTAAAGCATTGGCCGTCGTGTGTATTACTGCAGCATTGATCATGATGGGTTTTATGAGCTTATTAATCCTGGAACCTGAGCAGGATTTTCTGGATCTGTTGTTTGAAGCCGTGTCTGCGGCCTGTACCGTCGGTTTGTCCCGAGGGGTAACAGAGGAACTACAACCTGCCAGTTTGATTATTCTAATGCTGTTAATGTTCGCAGGGCGTCTAGGGCCACTGACGCTTGCTTATTTTATTGCGACTCCGAAAAAGAGTCGTCTCAAACATCCGCCTTCAGAAATCCAGATTGGCTAA
- a CDS encoding potassium channel family protein, protein MALFAVIGLGSFGATVATQLISLKHDVIGIDLDKKYVENISDQLTHAVIADATDEHVLDELDIQRCEAVVVAIGEDIEASILCVLHLKNMGVKKIWAKAKSKAHHMILTHLNVEKIIHPEEDMGVRVAQSLSYPMVSRYMSLEDDHYIVKIEIHADHHGTPLNQLMKHIPEITTLLHKRGSTLQYHVDANQILQEGDILLVEGLLEPLRRLAKYFKHL, encoded by the coding sequence ATGGCATTATTTGCAGTCATTGGGCTGGGCAGCTTCGGTGCAACAGTGGCGACTCAACTGATCAGCCTGAAACATGATGTGATTGGAATCGATCTCGATAAAAAATATGTGGAAAATATTTCCGATCAGCTCACCCATGCGGTCATTGCCGATGCAACCGATGAGCATGTCCTGGATGAACTGGATATCCAGCGCTGTGAAGCGGTCGTAGTCGCAATTGGTGAAGATATTGAAGCCAGCATTCTGTGTGTACTGCATCTGAAAAATATGGGTGTAAAGAAAATTTGGGCCAAAGCCAAATCCAAAGCCCACCATATGATTTTGACCCATCTGAACGTCGAAAAAATTATTCACCCAGAAGAAGATATGGGCGTCCGTGTGGCACAATCACTCAGCTACCCGATGGTTAGCCGTTATATGTCACTTGAAGATGATCACTATATTGTCAAGATCGAGATTCATGCAGATCATCATGGTACACCGTTGAATCAGTTGATGAAGCATATACCTGAAATTACCACCTTATTACATAAACGCGGATCTACGCTGCAATACCACGTAGATGCCAATCAGATTCTTCAAGAAGGCGACATTTTACTGGTTGAAGGATTGCTGGAACCTTTGCGCCGTCTTGCTAAATATTTTAAACATTTATGA
- a CDS encoding DUF6776 family protein, with protein sequence MPNNESNTTLPQEPGTKKPFMKGNTPLAIGAAVLILSSGVLGYTVGHRQGLTAAGYDADAEQLVDVVQTQKASLETLNKTLNTAVQERDLAVSNANDLYLAMTKARDEQVQAESVGTIYREILRQRGGLALAVQNLSIKPLPENAFEYQIDLVQVSPGKSRASGSVELRLIKGTEILVVPLEDKNFNFENYERLTGRWTMPKGFKPEFIEVRLTGAKPVIRRFSWEQGKAVENQSATLSEIPKTEANAN encoded by the coding sequence ATGCCGAATAACGAGTCAAATACGACGCTTCCTCAGGAACCCGGGACTAAGAAACCATTCATGAAAGGTAATACGCCCTTGGCCATTGGTGCGGCTGTATTGATCTTAAGCAGTGGCGTACTCGGATATACCGTAGGACATCGTCAGGGTTTGACTGCGGCGGGTTATGATGCAGATGCAGAGCAACTGGTCGATGTGGTACAGACTCAGAAAGCCAGTCTTGAAACACTGAACAAGACGCTGAATACTGCGGTTCAGGAGCGTGATCTAGCTGTCAGCAACGCCAATGATCTGTATCTGGCCATGACCAAGGCACGTGATGAACAGGTGCAGGCTGAAAGTGTAGGAACCATTTATCGCGAAATTTTGCGTCAACGTGGTGGTTTGGCATTGGCGGTTCAAAACCTGTCGATTAAACCATTACCCGAAAATGCCTTTGAATACCAGATTGATCTGGTTCAGGTCAGTCCAGGCAAAAGTCGTGCTTCAGGTAGTGTGGAACTGCGCCTGATTAAAGGGACTGAAATTCTGGTGGTACCACTGGAAGATAAAAACTTTAATTTTGAAAATTATGAGCGACTCACTGGCCGCTGGACCATGCCGAAAGGCTTTAAACCAGAATTTATTGAAGTGCGTCTTACTGGTGCCAAGCCTGTGATTCGTCGTTTTAGTTGGGAACAGGGCAAAGCAGTCGAAAATCAGTCTGCCACCTTGTCAGAAATTCCGAAAACCGAAGCAAATGCAAATTAA
- a CDS encoding phospholipase A, whose amino-acid sequence MALNSFKRSTLQLSVLLGCAVGTQVNAEETVVNSPTPATAEACAALEISAERLACYDTLFKIPVTDKPAIVSERRAAAEIAPEPDNLKAKIGQTVSNIYASEGSKLTPNLSLLDSRWELSPESKLGTWNIRSYQPVYLMPGFWTSNKNELPESENPNNIETEKQNLTSTEAKFQLSLKTKAVENILGDNGDLWLGYTQSSRWQVYNSEESRPFRETNYEPEASLIFRTNYDLLGLNWRMLGLTINHQSNGRSDPLSRSWNRVMLNLGFEKDNFALMVRPWYRFEEKREDDNNPEIKNYIGRGDMTAFYRYKEHDFSLMLRHTLKGGDENRGAVQFDWSFPISGRLRGQFQLFDGYGESLIDYNHRATYVGLGVSLMNWF is encoded by the coding sequence ATGGCGCTTAATTCGTTTAAGCGCTCAACTCTACAGCTGAGCGTGTTGCTGGGCTGTGCAGTTGGGACGCAAGTGAATGCGGAAGAAACAGTAGTCAACAGTCCCACGCCGGCAACGGCTGAAGCCTGTGCTGCACTGGAAATTAGTGCAGAGCGTCTGGCCTGTTATGATACTTTATTTAAAATTCCGGTTACTGATAAGCCTGCAATCGTTTCTGAACGTCGTGCAGCAGCAGAAATTGCGCCTGAACCCGACAATTTAAAAGCGAAAATTGGTCAGACTGTTTCCAATATTTACGCTTCTGAAGGATCAAAGCTGACGCCGAATCTGTCTTTGCTGGATAGCCGCTGGGAACTCTCTCCGGAAAGTAAATTAGGCACCTGGAACATTCGTTCTTATCAGCCGGTGTATTTGATGCCAGGTTTCTGGACATCAAACAAGAATGAATTACCCGAGAGTGAAAATCCCAACAATATAGAGACAGAGAAACAGAATCTCACCTCAACTGAAGCTAAGTTTCAACTGTCTTTAAAGACCAAGGCGGTTGAAAATATCTTGGGAGATAATGGCGATCTCTGGCTTGGTTATACTCAGTCTTCGCGTTGGCAGGTGTATAACTCGGAAGAATCACGTCCGTTTCGTGAGACCAACTATGAACCCGAAGCCAGTTTGATTTTCCGTACCAATTATGATCTTTTGGGTCTGAATTGGCGTATGTTGGGATTGACCATCAATCATCAGTCCAATGGTCGTTCTGATCCGTTATCACGTAGCTGGAATCGGGTGATGCTGAATCTTGGTTTTGAAAAAGACAATTTTGCCTTGATGGTTCGTCCTTGGTATCGCTTTGAAGAGAAGCGAGAAGACGATAACAATCCAGAGATCAAGAACTATATTGGCCGTGGAGACATGACCGCATTTTATCGTTATAAGGAGCATGATTTTTCATTGATGCTACGACATACCTTAAAAGGTGGAGATGAAAACCGTGGAGCGGTACAGTTCGACTGGTCATTCCCGATCAGTGGGCGTTTGCGTGGCCAATTCCAGCTTTTTGATGGTTACGGAGAAAGCCTGATTGATTATAACCATCGTGCCACGTATGTCGGTTTAGGTGTTTCCTTGATGAACTGGTTCTAG
- the argC gene encoding N-acetyl-gamma-glutamyl-phosphate reductase — protein MIVISVGIVGGTGYTGVELLRLLLRHPDVNVTALTSRTEAGRRVDDMFPSLRGHTNLKFSDLSLGLLKSCDVVFFATPHGVAMKHAEELVAANTKVIDLAADFRLQDLEQFEKWYGMQHACPELLKDSVYGLSELNREEIKKASVIGNPGCYPTTVQLGLAPVLKAAEALVKPESIIIDAKSGVSGAGRKASLGMIYSENSDNFKAYGVAGHRHHPEIVEALEKISGQKNVFDHILFVPHLVPMIRGMLSTIYIDLTEAGQSADLQALYEQFYANEAFVDVMPAGSSPETRSVRGANQLRIALYKPQPTKLVVLVAQDNLVKGAAGQAVQNMNLMFGFAEDAGLNNIGLLP, from the coding sequence ATCATCGTGATTTCAGTGGGTATTGTGGGTGGTACGGGTTATACAGGCGTTGAACTTTTGCGTCTTTTGCTACGACATCCAGATGTAAATGTAACAGCACTGACATCACGTACTGAAGCAGGTCGTCGTGTAGATGACATGTTCCCAAGCTTGCGCGGGCATACCAATCTTAAATTTTCTGATTTGAGTCTGGGTTTATTAAAATCATGCGATGTGGTGTTCTTTGCAACGCCGCATGGTGTCGCAATGAAACATGCCGAAGAGCTGGTTGCTGCAAATACCAAAGTGATCGACTTGGCGGCAGATTTTCGTTTACAAGATCTTGAACAGTTTGAAAAATGGTATGGCATGCAACATGCATGTCCAGAACTGTTAAAAGATTCTGTTTATGGTTTATCTGAGCTAAATCGTGAAGAAATTAAAAAGGCCAGTGTGATCGGGAATCCGGGGTGTTATCCAACTACAGTTCAGTTGGGTCTGGCGCCGGTCTTAAAAGCGGCTGAAGCATTGGTGAAACCTGAAAGCATTATTATCGATGCCAAATCTGGTGTATCAGGTGCAGGTCGTAAAGCCAGTCTGGGCATGATTTATTCTGAAAATTCCGATAATTTTAAGGCCTATGGTGTAGCGGGTCATCGTCATCACCCTGAAATTGTCGAAGCATTGGAAAAAATTTCAGGTCAAAAAAATGTGTTTGATCATATTTTATTTGTACCGCATTTGGTGCCGATGATTCGTGGTATGTTGTCGACCATCTATATCGATTTAACTGAAGCAGGCCAATCAGCAGATTTACAAGCGCTATATGAGCAGTTCTATGCCAATGAAGCATTTGTCGATGTTATGCCGGCGGGTAGCTCACCCGAAACCCGTTCAGTGCGTGGAGCGAATCAGTTGCGTATTGCCTTGTATAAGCCACAACCAACGAAACTGGTTGTACTGGTTGCACAAGACAATCTGGTAAAAGGGGCAGCAGGTCAGGCTGTACAAAACATGAACCTGATGTTTGGTTTTGCTGAAGACGCTGGCTTAAATAATATTGGTTTATTACCATAA
- the clpA gene encoding ATP-dependent Clp protease ATP-binding subunit ClpA — translation MLSRQLEVSLRLAVSMARQKRHEFLTVEHLLLALLDNDSAVNALKACGADIIVLRKELEEYVEQHTPKLGENSDQAPHPTESFDRILQRAIFHVQSSGGDRTVEGADILVAMYSERDSFAVYLLKRHQINRLTLTQYLSHGTRKEDVQSEEEIEDLDGESASSASSGPLELYTTNLNVEAQKGKTDPLIGREKEIERAAQILCRRRKNNPLLVGDPGVGKTSIAEGLAWLIVNGKAPKPLENAEIFSLDIGALVAGTKYRGDFEKRLKQLLNALKKKPEAVLFIDEIHMIIGAGSSMGSTMDASNLIKPALANGSLRCIGSTTFQEYRQVFEKDHALSRRFQKIDVNEPSISETIDILRGLKSKFEDFHHVEYEDQALVSAVELSAKFINDRFLPDKAIDVIDEAGAQRRLKAEQDDSLITVENIEDIVSKIARIPPKTVSKDDKSVLENLERDLKRVVFGQDEAIEALASAIKLSRAGLKSPDKPVGSFVFAGPTGVGKTEVTKQLAKQMGVELVRFDMSEYMERHAVSRLIGAPPGYVGFDQGGLLTDAIHKNPHCVLLLDEIEKAHPDVFNLLLQIMDHGSLTDNNGRKSDFRNVVLVLTTNIGAESISRVSIGFMEQDNSNDNQEAMKKVFSPEFRNRLDGVIQFKALPSSIIENVVDKFLTELQAQLDDKKVMLEVDQSAREWMSEHGYDRLMGARPMQRLIQEHLKKPLAEMILFGELAENGGNVAVSVKKENGKAVGLKLEVFEDQTAEPA, via the coding sequence ATGCTCAGTCGTCAATTAGAAGTATCACTACGTTTGGCTGTCAGCATGGCTCGTCAAAAGAGACATGAGTTCCTGACCGTAGAACATTTATTGTTAGCCTTGCTCGACAATGATTCAGCCGTGAATGCTCTCAAAGCATGTGGTGCGGACATCATCGTGTTGCGTAAGGAATTAGAAGAGTACGTAGAACAACATACCCCTAAACTTGGTGAAAATAGTGATCAGGCACCACACCCGACAGAAAGCTTCGACCGGATCTTGCAACGCGCGATTTTTCACGTGCAGTCAAGCGGCGGCGATCGTACTGTAGAAGGTGCTGATATTCTGGTTGCCATGTATTCTGAGCGTGACTCATTTGCAGTCTATCTGCTGAAACGTCATCAAATTAACCGTCTGACCCTGACTCAGTACCTGTCTCATGGTACCCGTAAAGAAGATGTACAGTCTGAAGAAGAAATCGAAGATCTAGATGGCGAATCAGCATCTTCAGCAAGTTCAGGTCCACTTGAACTTTATACCACTAACCTGAATGTTGAAGCACAAAAAGGTAAGACCGATCCACTGATTGGTCGTGAAAAAGAAATCGAGCGTGCCGCGCAAATTCTTTGCCGCCGTCGTAAAAATAACCCACTCCTTGTCGGTGATCCAGGTGTCGGTAAAACCTCGATTGCTGAAGGGCTGGCTTGGTTAATTGTCAATGGTAAAGCGCCAAAACCACTGGAAAATGCTGAAATTTTCAGTCTGGACATTGGTGCTTTGGTGGCAGGAACCAAATACCGTGGCGACTTTGAAAAACGCTTGAAACAGCTTTTAAATGCGTTGAAAAAGAAACCTGAAGCAGTGCTGTTTATTGATGAAATTCACATGATTATTGGTGCAGGCTCGAGTATGGGCAGTACCATGGATGCATCGAATCTGATCAAACCGGCGCTGGCAAATGGTTCTTTACGCTGCATCGGGTCAACCACATTCCAGGAATACCGTCAGGTCTTTGAGAAAGATCATGCTTTATCGCGTCGTTTCCAGAAAATTGATGTGAATGAGCCATCTATTTCTGAAACTATTGATATCCTACGTGGTCTGAAATCGAAGTTTGAAGATTTCCATCATGTGGAATATGAAGATCAAGCCTTAGTGTCTGCGGTAGAACTTTCTGCGAAATTTATCAACGACCGTTTCTTGCCAGATAAGGCGATTGATGTCATTGATGAAGCCGGTGCTCAGCGCCGTCTCAAAGCAGAACAAGATGACAGTTTAATCACCGTAGAAAATATTGAAGACATCGTTTCTAAAATTGCGCGTATTCCTCCGAAAACTGTCTCTAAAGATGACAAGAGTGTGCTGGAAAATCTTGAGCGTGATTTAAAACGTGTGGTCTTTGGTCAGGATGAAGCGATTGAGGCCTTGGCTTCTGCAATTAAACTGTCACGTGCCGGTTTGAAGTCTCCAGATAAGCCTGTAGGTAGTTTTGTCTTTGCGGGTCCTACAGGTGTTGGTAAAACCGAAGTGACCAAGCAGCTCGCGAAACAGATGGGTGTGGAACTGGTTCGTTTTGATATGTCGGAATACATGGAACGTCATGCAGTGTCACGTTTGATCGGTGCACCTCCGGGCTATGTCGGTTTTGATCAGGGTGGCTTGCTCACCGATGCGATTCACAAAAATCCGCATTGTGTGCTGTTGCTAGACGAGATCGAAAAAGCGCATCCAGATGTGTTTAACCTCTTATTGCAGATTATGGATCATGGTTCATTGACTGATAATAACGGGCGTAAATCTGATTTCCGTAACGTGGTCTTGGTACTCACCACCAATATTGGTGCTGAAAGTATTTCACGTGTCAGCATTGGTTTTATGGAACAGGACAATAGTAACGATAATCAGGAAGCGATGAAGAAAGTTTTCTCGCCAGAATTCCGTAACCGTCTCGATGGCGTGATTCAGTTCAAGGCATTACCAAGCAGCATTATTGAAAATGTTGTAGATAAATTCCTGACTGAACTTCAAGCACAACTAGATGACAAAAAAGTCATGTTGGAAGTGGATCAGAGTGCACGTGAATGGATGTCAGAACATGGCTATGACCGTTTAATGGGCGCACGTCCAATGCAACGTTTGATTCAGGAACACCTGAAAAAACCGCTGGCTGAGATGATCCTGTTTGGTGAGCTGGCTGAAAATGGCGGCAATGTTGCAGTATCTGTGAAAAAAGAAAATGGTAAAGCGGTTGGCTTAAAACTTGAAGTTTTTGAAGACCAGACTGCTGAACCAGCTTAA
- the ilvA gene encoding threonine ammonia-lyase, biosynthetic — protein MLSRLVRQILQATVYDVAIETPLEAAPRISERLNNNIRFKREDLQPVFSFKLRGAYNRISQLPKSQMERGVITASAGNHAQGVALSGKKLGIRAIIVMPKTTPDIKVQAVKRLGGEVVLHGDSFDVANKYAIQRAQEDGMTFIPPYDDELVIAGQGTIANEILRQWRDVDYVFVAVGGGGLIAGVAAYLGDVAPHVKVIPVEYDESACLKAALEANERVILPSVGLFADGTAVAQIGEKPFDVIRLQKSDNSGPIVEPNVVLVNTDEVCAAIKDTYDECRSIVEPSGAMALAGIKKYVAEHGIEGKNMVSIVCGANMNFDRLRYIAERTELGERKEAIFAVTIPEQKGSFLSFCRALQGRNITEFNYRASDASAAQVFVGISLKNGEKERQEIYETLKFQYDVDDLSDDEVAKLHIRYLIGGHADIENERLFRVEFPERPGALLMFLERLGPTHNITLFHYRNHGAAEGRVLVGLEATDAQQNPDGLIETLETITYPYQEITNNLGYQRFLK, from the coding sequence ATGCTGTCTCGTTTGGTTCGACAAATTTTACAAGCAACGGTCTACGATGTTGCAATCGAAACTCCACTCGAAGCAGCGCCACGAATTAGCGAACGACTCAATAATAATATCCGCTTTAAACGTGAAGATTTACAACCGGTTTTTTCATTCAAGCTACGCGGTGCCTATAACCGTATTAGTCAATTACCGAAATCACAAATGGAACGTGGCGTTATTACTGCTTCAGCGGGTAACCATGCACAGGGCGTGGCACTCTCAGGGAAAAAGCTGGGTATTCGCGCGATTATTGTGATGCCTAAAACCACACCTGATATCAAGGTACAGGCGGTTAAGCGTCTTGGTGGCGAAGTGGTTTTGCATGGTGATTCATTTGATGTCGCCAACAAGTATGCGATTCAACGTGCCCAGGAAGATGGCATGACCTTCATTCCGCCTTATGATGATGAACTGGTGATTGCTGGCCAAGGTACGATTGCTAATGAAATCCTGCGTCAATGGCGCGATGTGGATTACGTGTTTGTCGCAGTTGGCGGTGGTGGCCTGATCGCAGGTGTTGCAGCGTATTTAGGTGATGTCGCACCCCACGTTAAAGTCATTCCAGTGGAATACGACGAATCTGCCTGTTTAAAAGCTGCTTTAGAAGCAAATGAACGTGTGATTCTCCCATCTGTGGGCTTGTTTGCTGATGGTACAGCGGTAGCCCAAATTGGTGAAAAACCATTTGATGTGATTCGTCTGCAAAAATCGGACAATTCTGGCCCAATCGTGGAACCGAATGTGGTGCTGGTGAATACGGATGAAGTCTGTGCAGCGATTAAAGACACTTATGACGAATGCCGTAGCATTGTAGAACCATCTGGTGCAATGGCTCTGGCAGGTATTAAAAAATACGTGGCTGAACATGGCATCGAAGGGAAGAACATGGTGTCGATTGTCTGCGGCGCCAACATGAACTTCGACCGTTTACGTTATATCGCTGAACGTACCGAACTGGGTGAACGCAAAGAAGCGATTTTTGCCGTGACCATTCCGGAACAGAAAGGTTCATTCCTGAGTTTCTGCCGTGCATTACAAGGCCGTAATATTACTGAATTTAACTACCGTGCCAGCGATGCTTCTGCTGCGCAAGTCTTTGTCGGCATCAGTCTGAAAAATGGCGAGAAAGAACGTCAGGAAATTTATGAAACCTTAAAGTTCCAGTATGACGTTGACGATCTGTCTGATGACGAAGTGGCCAAACTGCATATCCGTTACCTGATCGGTGGTCATGCCGATATTGAAAATGAGCGCCTGTTCCGCGTGGAATTCCCGGAGCGTCCTGGCGCTTTACTGATGTTCCTGGAACGTCTTGGCCCAACCCATAATATCACCCTGTTCCACTACCGGAACCACGGCGCTGCTGAAGGACGTGTTCTGGTGGGTCTTGAAGCAACCGATGCACAACAGAATCCGGATGGCTTGATCGAAACTCTCGAAACCATTACCTATCCATATCAGGAAATTACCAATAATCTGGGTTATCAACGTTTCTTGAAGTAA
- the clpS gene encoding ATP-dependent Clp protease adapter ClpS has protein sequence MPSNKRQMCLSDIKNSFNESGIVDWHISPRLANEPSEDGDSDLAVQTAPPELKRPPLYAVVLLNDDYTPMEFVIEILQQYFAMNLDQATQVMLTVHYEGKGVAGVYPRDIAETKANQVNNYARSQGHPLICQIEPKD, from the coding sequence ATGCCAAGCAATAAACGTCAAATGTGTTTAAGTGATATTAAAAATTCTTTTAATGAGTCTGGAATCGTTGATTGGCATATCAGCCCACGTTTAGCAAATGAACCCTCTGAAGACGGTGATTCTGACTTAGCTGTACAGACTGCACCGCCAGAACTGAAACGTCCACCGTTGTATGCGGTTGTTTTATTAAATGACGACTATACGCCGATGGAGTTTGTAATTGAAATTTTACAACAATACTTTGCAATGAATCTTGACCAAGCTACACAAGTAATGCTAACTGTACATTATGAAGGAAAGGGTGTAGCTGGGGTTTATCCTCGAGACATTGCGGAGACCAAAGCGAACCAAGTCAATAATTATGCTCGATCACAAGGTCATCCGTTAATTTGCCAAATAGAGCCTAAAGATTAA
- a CDS encoding M48 family metallopeptidase, whose protein sequence is MTLSDLPEIQITRNVRSTRLRLRVDATQIRLTAPVFCSKKQIRHFIEQSESWLIKTWQSQQEKIENIDRTLPIELRLFNLKEPVQISYQSQKSNFIFDHKNLQLCISDRHPEEYLKTFVIAYAKEQLPSYLNLVSQQCHLPFKNCSIRQPKTRWGSCSAKHDIMLNSALVLFPEEVTHYVAVHELVHTKHFDHSPRFWAEVAKHDQHFQQHRITLKNTPLPYWWGA, encoded by the coding sequence ATGACCTTATCCGATCTACCCGAAATCCAAATCACCCGAAATGTCCGTTCAACCCGGTTACGTTTGCGTGTCGATGCGACCCAGATTCGCCTCACAGCCCCGGTTTTTTGCAGCAAAAAACAGATACGGCATTTTATTGAACAATCTGAAAGCTGGCTGATTAAAACCTGGCAATCCCAGCAAGAAAAAATCGAAAATATTGACCGGACGTTACCGATTGAGCTGCGGTTATTTAATCTAAAAGAACCTGTACAAATTTCTTATCAAAGCCAGAAGAGCAACTTCATTTTTGATCATAAAAATTTACAGCTTTGCATCAGTGACCGACATCCTGAAGAATATTTAAAAACTTTCGTGATTGCCTACGCAAAAGAACAGCTTCCTTCATATTTAAATCTTGTCTCACAGCAATGTCATTTGCCTTTTAAAAACTGCAGTATTCGACAACCTAAAACCCGGTGGGGCAGTTGTTCGGCCAAACATGACATTATGCTGAATAGTGCGCTAGTATTATTTCCTGAAGAGGTCACGCATTATGTCGCTGTCCATGAACTGGTACACACAAAGCATTTTGATCATAGTCCACGCTTTTGGGCAGAAGTTGCTAAGCATGATCAGCATTTCCAGCAGCATCGTATAACGCTGAAAAATACGCCGTTGCCATATTGGTGGGGTGCCTAA
- the rpiA gene encoding ribose-5-phosphate isomerase RpiA, translated as MSLYATQDEKKQAAAKAALKHLPKGGILGVGTGSTVNFLIDLLPELQLEAAVASSEATAQRLKKLGIEVVDMNSVSGLDAYVDGADEIDRHMHMIKGGGAALTREKIVASIAKKFVCIVDDSKWVGQLGREFPLPVEVIPMARSAVARKIVSLGGDPAYREGVVTDNGNVILDVYNLNILNALELEKTLNDIPGVVCNGIFAINKADIAIVATDNGIEERTAV; from the coding sequence ATGAGTCTATATGCAACCCAAGATGAGAAAAAACAAGCAGCAGCCAAAGCCGCTTTAAAACACTTGCCAAAAGGGGGCATTTTAGGCGTAGGTACAGGCAGTACTGTAAACTTTTTAATTGACTTATTGCCTGAGCTGCAATTGGAAGCTGCGGTAGCCAGTTCAGAAGCAACTGCACAACGCTTGAAAAAACTCGGCATTGAAGTGGTAGATATGAACTCTGTCAGTGGTCTGGATGCTTATGTTGATGGTGCAGATGAAATTGATCGTCATATGCATATGATCAAAGGTGGCGGTGCAGCGCTGACACGTGAAAAGATTGTTGCCTCTATTGCGAAAAAATTTGTGTGTATCGTGGATGATTCTAAATGGGTTGGACAATTAGGGCGTGAGTTCCCGCTTCCTGTAGAAGTGATTCCAATGGCGCGTTCTGCAGTCGCGCGTAAAATCGTATCTTTAGGTGGCGATCCTGCGTACCGTGAAGGTGTGGTCACTGACAACGGTAATGTGATTTTAGATGTGTACAACCTGAATATTCTAAATGCACTTGAACTGGAAAAAACCTTAAACGATATTCCGGGCGTGGTATGTAACGGTATCTTTGCGATCAACAAAGCAGATATCGCCATTGTCGCGACTGATAACGGAATTGAAGAGCGTACAGCGGTTTAA